In one window of Photorhabdus laumondii subsp. laumondii DNA:
- a CDS encoding helix-turn-helix domain-containing protein — protein sequence MRKINVSSSGTRILRVLKALRGHSLSGMSNGELAELLEESPTNINRALNTLIEEGLAQKLGSGRYAPGMQLLQIAQSFSNEMANTQAKITEMNQRVLAGSRN from the coding sequence ATGCGCAAAATTAACGTTTCCAGTTCTGGTACGCGCATATTACGAGTTCTTAAGGCTCTACGTGGTCATTCCTTGTCTGGGATGAGTAATGGTGAATTAGCGGAATTACTGGAGGAATCTCCTACAAATATTAATCGTGCACTAAATACATTAATAGAAGAAGGGCTGGCGCAAAAACTGGGTAGCGGCAGATATGCACCCGGTATGCAATTACTGCAAATAGCACAATCGTTCTCTAATGAAATGGCTAACACCCAAGCCAAAATTACAGAAATGAATCAGCGCGTTTTGGCTGGTAGCAGAAATTAA
- a CDS encoding prepilin peptidase has translation MKINGDNNRVAANDYHEYNYNGPEPCPYCEQRYLTPGRQYCRHCEAEFEDAEQQRRNQEIDLRFALILIVAVFCIGAIFLLLFKFGPEEWQAGAALGMGGCFFVIVSILRKHQL, from the coding sequence TTGAAAATTAACGGGGATAACAATCGGGTCGCGGCTAATGATTATCATGAGTATAATTATAATGGCCCAGAGCCATGCCCATATTGTGAACAGCGATATTTGACACCAGGTCGACAATATTGCCGACATTGTGAAGCTGAGTTTGAAGATGCGGAACAACAACGTAGAAATCAGGAAATAGATCTACGATTTGCGTTGATATTGATTGTTGCTGTTTTTTGTATAGGAGCTATATTTCTTTTACTTTTTAAGTTTGGTCCAGAAGAATGGCAGGCAGGAGCTGCACTGGGGATGGGGGGGTGTTTTTTCGTTATAGTATCTATATTACGGAAACATCAATTGTAG
- a CDS encoding DNA-binding protein produces MTPEKIKQRFQQDGITVTQWANENGYSREAVYRVLNGQSKANYGKAHEIAVKLGLKTPNIG; encoded by the coding sequence ATGACACCGGAGAAAATCAAACAGCGCTTTCAGCAAGACGGTATCACAGTTACTCAATGGGCAAACGAGAACGGTTATTCGCGCGAGGCTGTATACCGCGTTCTTAATGGGCAATCCAAAGCTAATTACGGAAAAGCCCATGAGATAGCCGTAAAACTTGGCCTAAAAACTCCAAATATAGGCTAA
- a CDS encoding helix-turn-helix domain-containing protein: MNFDSLCAARLKKERKRLSLKQDEAAQMCGVSREMWSKYERGVAVPGGDVWVAFALAGANVQFILTGTSSSNVVLSPDESELVQYYRQAPLALKVAAVAALQSGLSNVSSTKQKITGNGNRIAGRDYNEHKK, encoded by the coding sequence GTGAACTTTGATTCTCTTTGTGCGGCTCGTCTAAAAAAAGAAAGAAAACGCCTGTCTTTAAAACAAGATGAGGCGGCTCAAATGTGTGGTGTATCACGTGAGATGTGGAGCAAATACGAACGTGGTGTAGCCGTTCCTGGTGGTGATGTATGGGTTGCATTTGCATTGGCTGGAGCGAATGTTCAGTTTATTCTTACAGGTACATCCTCCTCCAATGTTGTATTATCTCCAGATGAATCTGAGTTGGTTCAATACTATAGACAAGCACCATTAGCTCTTAAGGTTGCTGCAGTAGCGGCCTTACAGTCAGGACTCTCGAACGTTAGTTCAACAAAGCAAAAAATAACAGGTAATGGAAACCGAATTGCAGGTAGGGACTATAACGAGCATAAAAAGTAG